A region of the Artemia franciscana chromosome 19, ASM3288406v1, whole genome shotgun sequence genome:
GTTGGGGGAGACGACATTGCAAAATCAGTGTCATTTCTGTTTTCAATGAGTGTTTCCTCTGATTCGCCTGGGAATACAATGGTCGCAACTATTTCATTAAATTCTTCTTTTGACGTCTCTTCCTGATTGTCAGAATTTTCTGAAGTTGCCCCAGAAGGACGCTCAGTAGCCTTCTCTGTATCTATGGTTTGATTTCCCATAACAAAAGATGTTCCAGAGCTAGTATTGCTGCTGTTTTCCGCTACTGTTTCTTCAGATTCTTCTGGTGTAGCTACTTCATTGAACTCTTCATCTGGCTGTTTCTGTTGACCGTCAGAATCTACTGTAGCTGTCCCAGACTGGCTTTGAGAGTCTTCATCTTTGTCTTCATTGACACCAACTACATCTTCCTCTTTCTCCATTGCCCCTTCTTGCGTATTAGTTGAAGAATTAGAGGAAAGGTTAGTGGTTTCAGTGTCTCCTACAGAGCTTGAGGCATTACTATTTTCACCTAATATTTCCTCTGAATAGCCCGGTACAACTACCTCGTTAAATCCTTCTTCTGgctgtttttgttgattttcgGAATTTTCTGAAAGTGTCCCAGAGGGGCTCTGAGAGCCTTCGCTTTCATTTTTAGTAGCATTGGttatttctgtttcttgattCGATGCTACTTCCTGGGAAATATCGACTGTCGCTACTTCtccattttcagaattactctCATTATCTTTTTCTGGAAACGGAAACTCATCTTTCTTAGCATCGCTGTCTTCCTGATTAATTTCAGCAAGACTGTCTGAGCTATCCTTTTCCTGCTCTACATCATAATCAAGATCAGGAATAATATTTATTGGCCCAGGCACTATCAACTGCCCCCCTGCACAACTTGGTGGAGGGTTAATCCACTCAGCATGGTTACAAATGAATAGATTTGGATCGTAGATTGTTCCATACGGGCAGTCAAAATGAAAGGTGCTGATTCTTCTGCCATTTCCAAACCAGTCCACACATCTATAGAATTTTGTGCAATCGGTCGGATGAGGAAAG
Encoded here:
- the LOC136039511 gene encoding uncharacterized protein LOC136039511 → MILLLIAGSFCISVSANTEIKCTSAGYFPHPTDCTKFYRCVDWFGNGRRISTFHFDCPYGTIYDPNLFICNHAEWINPPPSCAGGQLIVPGPINIIPDLDYDVEQEKDSSDSLAEINQEDSDAKKDEFPFPEKDNESNSENGEVATVDISQEVASNQETEITNATKNESEGSQSPSGTLSENSENQQKQPEEGFNEVVVPGYSEEILGENSNASSSVGDTETTNLSSNSSTNTQEGAMEKEEDVVGVNEDKDEDSQSQSGTATVDSDGQQKQPDEEFNEVATPEESEETVAENSSNTSSGTSFVMGNQTIDTEKATERPSGATSENSDNQEETSKEEFNEIVATIVFPGESEETLIENRNDTDFAMSSPPTTEKNQLTSPTTIISGTSTGTPTNLQLSTESSRPTNSSAVALGPGDYQTIFQLNCGSKQFLRLPTACDRFYKCYWITTESRLGIDLFQCDRGLLFDDVRKRCDKPENVDCPLKASSTYTVAPGSLYDCPEPGHFPFESDCIRFYRCIEIKPKELKGLLYRCPENYGFSEFTRRCEKQETLSPCNRPTGKSVKPLYQVSLEDTTIVQEKDLDRFFKTLGIFVP